In the genome of Euleptes europaea isolate rEulEur1 chromosome 4, rEulEur1.hap1, whole genome shotgun sequence, the window tctcagtgagcccccctgggtcctaaaagcccacaatattggcagggtaacaccagcaccacaccagctcacttctcagtgagcccccctgggtcctaaagcccacaatattggcagggtaacaccagcaccacaccagctcacttctcagtgagcccccctgggtcctaaagcccacaatattggcagggtaacaccagcaccgccccagctcacttctcagtgagcccccctgggtcctaaaagcccacaatattggcagggtaacaccagcacctcaccagctcacttctcagtgagcccccctgggtcctaaagcccacaatattggcagggtaacaccagcaccgccccagctcacttctcagtgagcccccctgggtcctaaaagcccacaatattggcagggtaacaccagcacctcaccagctcacttctcagtgagccccccctgggtcctaaagcccacaatattggcagggtaacaccagcaccgccccagctcacttctcagtgagcccccctgggtcctaaaagcccacaatattggcagggtaacaccagcaccacaccagctcacttctcagtgagcccccctgggtcctaaagcccacaatattggcagggtaacaccagcaccacaccagctcacttctcagtgagcccccctgggtcctaaagcccacaatgttggcagggtaacaccagcaccgccccagctcacttctcagtgagcccccctgggtcctaaaagcccacaatattggcagggtaacaccagcacctcaccagctcacttctcagtgagcccccctgggtcctaaagcccacaatattggcagggtaacaccagcaccgccccagctcacttctcagtgagcccccctgggtcctaaaagcccacaatattggcagggtaacaccagcacctcaccagctcacttctcagtgagcccccctgggtcctaaagcccacaatattggcagggtaacaccagcaccgccccagctcacttctcagtgagcccccctgggtcctaaaagcccacaatattggcagggtaacaccagcacctcaccagctcacttctcagtgagcccccctgggtcctaaagcccacaatattggcagggtaacaccagcaccgccccagctcacttctcagtgagcccccctgggtcctaaaagcccacaatattggcagggtaacaccagcaccacaccagctcacttctcagtgagcccccctgggtcctaaagcccacaatattggcagggtaacaccagcaccacaccagctcacttctcagtgagcccccctgggtcctaaagcccacaatattggcagggtaacaccagcaccgccccagctcacttctcagtgagcccccctgggtcctaaaagcccacaatattggcagggtaacaccagcacctcaccagctcacttctcagtgagcccccctgggtcctaaagcccacaatattggcagggtaacaccagcaccgccccagctcacttctcagtgagcccccctgggtcctaaaagcccacaatattggcagggtaacaccagcaccacaccagctcacttctcagtgagcccccctgggtcctaaagcccacaatattggcagggtaacaccagcacctcaccagctcacttctcagtgagcccccctgggtcctaaagcccacaatattggcagggtaacaccagcaccgccccagctcacttctcagtgagcccccctgggtcctaaaagcccacaatattggcagggtaacaccagcaccacaccagctcacttctcagtgagcccccctgggtcctaaagcccacaatattggcagggttacaccagcaccacaccagctcacttctcagtgagcccccctgggtcctaaagcccacaatattggcagggtaacaccagcaccacaccagctcacttctcagtgagcccccctgggtcctaaagcccacaatattggcagggtaacaccagcaccacaccagctcacttctcagtgagcccccctgggtcctaaagcccacaatgttggcagggtaacaccagcaccgccccagctcacttctcagtgagcccccctgggtcctaaaagcccacaatattggcagggtaacaccagcacctcaccagctcacttctcagtgagcccccctgggtcctaaagcccacaatattggcagggtaacaccagcaccgccccagctcacttctcagtgagcccccctgggtcctaaagcccacaatattggtaggagtcaaaaagggcaagagtccagtagcaccttaaagactaacaaaaatattttctggtagggtatgagctttcgtgagccacagctcacttcttcagtctttaaggtgctactagactcttgccctttttgactactgcaaacagacgaacacggctacccactgtgaatattggcagggttacacAAGCACCGCACCAGCgcacttctcagtgagcccccctgggtcctaaagcccacaatattggcagggtaacaccagcaccgccccagctcacttctcaTTCAAGCGTAGGAAACGAGCCAGATTCCCACTCGCGCTTCCAATGCAAAGCAGCGGGTTTCCGGGCTTGCTGAACGACGCCGCTCCGTGGCCAAAGAGAAGAACAGCGGCTTCCGAGCGTGACTTTGAACCGGAAGTTTATGTGCcgttcctgcctttccccctgacCTCTGAGGGCTGGGCTCGTGACCCCCCCCTCCGAACGTCATTTCCCGTCTCCCTGGCCTTGTCCCGGTCGGGCAAGGTCGCGCTTCCtgctggcgggaggggaggggagtggagTGGAGGGGGGCGAAGATGTCGCCGGGGTCGGAGCTGGAGCGCGGGCCGCCCCGGGCGGTGCTGGGCTACAACCCGGACGAGAAGCTCCGGCTGCAGCAGCTGCGCGAGCTGCGGCGCCGCTGGCTGAAGGACCAGGAGCTGAGCCCGCGCGAGCCGCTCCTGCCCCCGCGCAAGCCCGGCCTGGTGGAGGGCTTTTGGGAGCGCTTTTTGCAGCCCGGGGGGCTCTGGAGGAAGCAGGTGAGGCGGGCTCGGGGGCTTAGGCCAGCGACCTTCCGTGCGTCTAATAATCATGACGTTCCGCGTTCAAGTATCCTTATTTATGCTGTATTTATGTTCTCGCCGCTGGGGACCTAAAGCTcagctccctctcccataatactagaacacggggtcatctgttgaagctggagggtgagcgattcaggacagaggaaaggaagtatttttttcacacagcgcatagttaagttgtggaactccctgccccaggatgtggtgatggctgccagctaggagggctttaagaggggagtggacatattcatggaggagaggggtattcatggctgttagttagaatggatactagtcatgctgcttacctattccctctaatgtcagaggagcatgcctattattttgggtgcggtggaacgcaggcaggatggtgctgcagttgtcttgtttgggggcttcctagaggcacctggttggccactgtgtgaacagactgctggacttgatggaccttggtctgatccagcagggcctttcttatgttgttatgtttatTTTTTGGTTAACAACTGGTCGTTTCTCTGACATAATCACTGATATGCCATATCCTTGTATCTCTTTCTATGGCTTATGAACACCTGTCTATTCCACAAAACATTGATGAAGAATAGGGCCTCTTCCCTTGTATGCTATTATTGAaacagggccgttcttatgttcttaaagcggCTTGGAAgtgaaaagtgctgtcacgttgcagctgatttatggcgatccggtaggattttcaaggcaagagacgttcagaggaccccagacttccttggaggtctcccatccaagtactaaccagggctcaccctacttagcttctaggatcaagctagcctgggctatctcaATCAGggccaaagtggcttataatagCATTTTCCTCCTTGTCCATTTATCTTCAAGACTGACAGGTTTAGGCCCAGAggagtgattggctcaaggtcacccaacaagcttccatggcaaagcagggattcaaacaatggtctcccagaccctattcCAACATTTAACTACTACACAACACTGTATCTCATTTGGTGTCCTTCCTATCTGATAGTTGCCTTGAGTCCTTTATGAGAGAAAGATAGGCTGAAACATTTCTTAAATGAATAAATGGTGTATTTGAGAGTTAGACACACACCCCGGCTTCCTGGTTGTGCTGCAACTGCTTTATTGCTTGGGAGTAAGACTGACTGAATTAAATGGTGCTTGCTTCCTTCTGCATAACCAAGGATAGGATCTGCTTAAAAAGTTCCCTGGAAGCCCATTTGTGTTGAAGTTTACTTGGAGTATAGTAGTATAGTATTAAGCATCATTCAGAGTGGGCTGTGGCCACAACGGTTCATGCCATAGTgaatttgttagcctttaaggcaaGTCTTGACAAATCTCAGAGCCAGAACAcaaatttaggagccagactcaTTTTGACCTCTCCCAGGACATCACCAGACGCCCCCCCTCCCAATCCCTAGAGCTCATCCCATATTGGGTGGTGAAAGTTATTTCTGAAAATGCTGAGGTGTGTAAGCTGTTCATTTTCAgatcttcctccagcctaagaaaaTGGGATTGtggctgaggtggggagggaaacACCCAGTTCTCTGTCCACTAGGTAATACACCCTTTTAGGCttctctttccatttttttaaaaaaatactaataagatttttaaaaaatactaataagTTCTAGACTGCAATTCTATGTATGCTCTGCTTGAGATCCAGCCTTATTGGGCTTAATTTACTTCCAAGGAAACAAGCATTGGACTGGCTTGAcaagtcagaaagaggttgggagaggggaaatcctttcgacagtgcagtcctatgcaaagttattcTAGTCTGAGTCCATTGACTTgctggagtagctctgcataaGAATGTGCAGAATGGATGTATACCTTCCTtgtcccaattttttaaaatagcaatcaTTGCAGATTGTGTAATTTTGTGCACACTTTTAAAGAAGCCTAGCCTCTCATAAGCAGGTAACCAACTATTATTATTGCAATAGAAATGCACATAGTGATTTGCAATGTAAAAATCAGCACAAAAACATATTGTCAGGgctctgccccaaggagcttgcaGAATAAATTTGGACAGTGGGGAAAGAGCAGAAGAGAGGTGGAAGGAAATCTGGAATGAACATAAATTAATGTACAAAACAGTTCTGAGCAGCACTATTGTACAATGAAtatttaattttgtaatccagttttttgTGTGTTGTTGGTATGTAAGATACTGTTTTATTGCATTCTCTTCtcatccactttgagtctcataAAGAAGGtagattataaatgaagtaaataaaccaaAAGTAGATTAACTGAAGGCACAGACCCCATATTTAGCTATCAATTCTCACCCCCCTCTTCCCACTTTCAACACCTAAACGCCAAAGTTTTCTATTCAAAGCAGGTATACTTCTGTACCCCCATgtcaaaaaagagagaggaggcagGGAACATAATTTACATTCTTcttctccaccccctccccaaggaggaAGGTTTACTTAAACTTACAATGAATTTCATATGGACGAAGTATCCCTTTTTCTTTGAAGACAGGGTTTATCTATGAaaatgctggtgggggggggaaccactcaTATACTTAATGAAATATCTGCAAAATCACAGCAGTGGGTTTTATTGGTGGGGGCTGTCTTGTTTGCAAATACTTAGAATCCTCAGATGTTGGAAAGCAGAACTGCAATATTGGCAGGACAGGGAAGCAGTTTCTGCGACAACTCTTATCTTCTCCTTTTTAAACATAGCCAGCAAGACTGGGAATTTTAAATCTGCTCCCAAATGTAGCAGTCTGCTCCCAAatgttttgtggggggggaggggtcagaAGTGCATCCCAGTGTTCTCCCCTCATTCCAGTGTTCTCTGATTATTAAAGATGAATGGTTGAATCTGCGGAAGAGACTCAAAGTGAGGTTACTTGGGGGAAGGGGCAGAACATGCCATGTTGGGACTGACTTTCTACTTTCTTGATCCACCCATGGTCAGACATTTGGGCTGCTGGGATGCAAACTAGCTTGGCTGTTGCAAGCCCAAGAATGATGGCAACTGTACAGAGTGAAAGCCGGGCAGGAATCTGTTGCTGCCCCCTCCCATACTACAGCCCCCAACCTGAGGCTGCCCTTTCCACAGCTGAGCAAGGAGGGGAGATGGGCAATATAGCAAGAGCCGGGCAGGAGGCACAGAAGCTGTGAGAGAGGTGCTAGGTGGCAACTGGGATGTCCTACTTTGAATTAATTCAAGTTCTAACACTTTGAATGCTGAAAGCTCTGTGGAAGAGACGGGACTGCAGCAGCCTCACCAATCAGCCCACAAGCCTCCAAAATGGTCCCTCAGAGGCTCAATAGGGCTTTCCAGGCTCCAGTACAGATTGCAGCTCTAGCATCTCCTCTTAAAGCAGAGTTTGCAGGACCTACAGCTGTAGTACAGCGACAGGGCTATGTGCCTTTGAGTGCTGGCCAGGTGCTGTTGTTCCAGATACCAGAAGGAATTTTCAAGGTGCAATTATGCCACAGCAACTGGTTTTTGTCATGTCCTGCTTTAACGTGCCACAAGATTATTATTGACACAATCACTATAACAGtctttacaacaaccttgtgaggtaggtcaataTTATCCCCATtgtccatagaagctaaaatgactaaactgaggctactgtactttggtcatattagaagacaagagtcactggaaatgacaataatgctaggaaaagtttaagccagcaggaaaagaagaagaccaacATGAGATAAATTGACTCTacgaaggaagccacggccctcagtttgcaagacctgagcaaggctgttaatgataggacattttggaggatctccatgagttggaagcgacttgacggcactgagcCCCCTCAGAAACATACAGGGGGGACTGATTCTCAAAGAGAGTGGCTTTCCCAGTTCTGCCTGGTGAGTGACTCCCCAGTCACAAGTTAGCCTTTGAGTCCCTCTGTGTTCAGTGCTGCAGCCTCTCTGATCTTTATTCCCACAGTTTCAGGTTGGTAAGTAGCTGTGTTGCTTTGAACTAGAAGAGCAGCCttcaggtccagtagcaccttaaagaccaacaagatctccagggcataagcttttgatatctccagggtataagcttttgtgactctcaaaagcttataccctggactcgaatcttgcttaTACTCCTACAGTCTCCAGTGTTAGCCTGTGCAGAGAATCTGAAAAAAATGATGGACCAACTGTAATGAAAGGCAGCAATAGGCAATTATGAAGTGTGAATTGTATGCATGTTTGTAACTGTAATGTTAAGTTTGTAATTATGACTGGATCTTCTAACACAGTCATTCTGAACCTTCTTATCTTTATGAAACTCATGGGAAGAGCCATGCTAGTTCAGACCAAAGTCCCTCAAGTCTGGTACCCTGTTTTGCATCGTTATTAAACAGCTGCTTCTGTCAAAGCAGGGGCATGAAGACAATAACCTTCTTcagctgccctcctcccagcaATTGATATTCAGAGGTgtgctgcctctggacatgggGGTTCCCATTTACTCATTGTCAACCTACTTCACATTGATTTGCTTGAGGAGCCCCTGCATGTGGCTGAGGATTGTGGGATGTATTCTGGGACTTACACAAAGGCTCTATGAACCCTCTGCTGCCCAGGTTTGCTGTAGTTCTGAAGGGCACCTGTCCAATTCCTTTTCTTTACAAAAGGGAGTAAGACAGGGATGTCTGTTGGCTCCCATTTTGTTCAATTTTTATATCAACAACATGGCCCTTAGACTAAAAAACCACAGTTCCATCCTCCTGTATTGGCACAAACAACTATTTCAATCCTACTTTATGCTGATGACACACTGTTACTTTCTAGAACCCCAATGGGTCTATGCCGACTTCTGAACTTTGCAGATTACTGCTGTTCAGAGAGCCTGATGATTAACTATAGTAAATCTAAAGTGATGCAGTCTTCTAGGTCCTCATGTCAGTAGAGATATCTTTGGCGTGTTAATGGTAATCCTATTGAACGGGTCACCCAGTTCAAATaccttggggtttattttcagtccaGTATGCTCTGGACAACCCATATTAGAACAGCATGGACCAAAGCACTTACCGCCATAAAGGCAATAATCTGTttttttctattctatttttttaataatttttattttattaattggtgaaaaaagaaaaagtgatatttaaacaatatacaataaaaaaagaaattacaaccaaaatacagaaaagaaaaaaaatggaaagaaagaaaaaagaaaagcaattgttgtttctttttgttacattattttggttacattattaaaacatacactgaaacaacaaaaagaaaacatacacacagaaaataacaataataagaaTGAGAATACAACTTTAAGATTAATAGACCCTTCCCCCACCCTATGATtatgtgcctcccctccccctttggacTTTGGGAGAAGTATCCCCTAGCTTTATATTATccactatatattttatttcccGTCTTCATTGTTTTTTTCTATTCTAAAGACAGTCAGTACATCCCAGCTGCTATCACTCTATTTAACAGCAAAATAGGATCACAGTTCTTGTACCTTTGTGGGTTGAACCTTGTGGAGAATCTACTGATACCCTTTTGAACTATTTTTTAACTATTAAATTTTGAACTAAAGTTTCTGGTGCTCCTAATTGTATTGCTGGGCTGCAGCCTTTAGATTTTGGCTTAGGGCTTAAGTCTCCATGGAGTCGAATGGATACTTAACATCTACTTCAAGCTGATCCCTATCAGAGCTTGTGGAGTAAACTGATTGAACGCCATATCCAGTTTTTAGGAATTTCTCTTTCTGACCTGAAAGATCATGGGCCATTGGCAGCTCATAGAGTATATTCACGTTTATGCCTAAATTTAAATCTGCTGCAATCTCTCTAGGACATACTTATGGTTTACATAGGGCAGCAAACCCATGGTGAAGTATTGGTGTGAGCACAACTGAAATGTCCTGTGTCTGGGGAATAAATTAGACtccaggattccccctccccagtattCTGCAGTGGTGCAAACTGCTTTGCAATTGCTCTCTCCATCATGAAGTTTCAAAGCGTCCATTGTGGCAGGGCCAGAGGAAGAAGCATGTTCTGgctttggtttttatttgctgattaAAATGTTTTTACCCCGCCTTTCCTCAAAGTGACTCACAGGTAGCTATTAAAACATTACAAGCTAAAATTAAATATCTTCCCAATATCCCCTTCCCATTTCTGAAAGATGCCTGTGGTTCATGGAGACCATTTGGGACAAAGTAGTCTTAATGCTGAATATACGTCAAAGGGAGTCTGCAAAAATTCATTAAAGTGGTTTTAATTAAAAAGCATCCTTCTGGTATACACGAGAATAGTTTATGTGTTATGTCTATTCAGAGTTTAAAAAACTAATTAGAGCTATTTATTTCTAGGTGTTCAAAACGTACCGTGCTGGGACATTTGTTGTATTTCGGCTACTTATCCCTTTTTGGATTAGCCACTACTATGTCAAATATCATCTAATGGTAAGTACATTAAGGCACCATTTTTTGACAGACTGGTCTGTGGAACCTAGCCATATCTCTGACTGCATCCAAGCACACACATCATTTTTGGTAGTTGTCTTTCCACCCTTCACCTGCCTTTCGATGAAAATTTAAGGTGTCCTGTAGAATTATTATGGATAACTTCTTGAGGATGGGAGGCTGGACTCTTCCTGGCCAAGCAGCATATTCCCATGAGATCGTTGCTCCTTTCTGCCAAGCTTGTGAGCAAAGAAGAAAGCCTTAACGCTTCATGTTCCAAAACCTGGATTATGTCTTTTTCTTTTGGGGAATGAGAAGTGATACCAAGGCCATTGTGATGAAACAGAGACTCTCAAATGGCCCTTGGGGAACTGCAAGGCAAGGGGTGCTATGGTTATTCATGCTCACTCTGTGGGATAGAACTGGAAGATGTGCTCCTTTTGACCCAGAAAGAGCTCCTGTTTTCTAGAAATGAGACCTTTGGGTTATCGTCGAGAGAGAGAGGGGCCTTGGCTTTCCTGGTTGGTGGGGCACTTACAAGGAAGCAGCAGCATTTGATGCTGTCGAGCCCTCACTACCCTGCATTATTATGGCAAATAATTTCTTACCTTATGGACACCCTGCCAAAACATGGAATAGGATACCTGCAAGGTCAGAGTTGATTGTGCATCTTGTGCTTAGCAGATTGTGGCTAGCAGATtggttggggggaaaaacagggtGACAGTGAGTCAGATACAAATCGCTCTTTCTTGCTGTAGAAGATCCATGTTTTAACACTTAAATCAGTAGGTATTCTAGCgttcaaatatttatttaggaCAATTCTATACTGCCTTTCCAGAGTAGTGCTTGAGGCacctgaaaaataaaaataccaaagAATCATCATAAAGTTCCAAtgtgaaaacaaaacaagccattaaaaacaggaTAGAGATATAAAAATAGCACAAAAATATCCATAAAACACAGCTTagactagaagcagaccataaaacatctGAAAAACACCTAAGTAGCACATgggtaaaaagaaacattttggcctggcacaTAAAAGGCAGTaaggcaggcaccaggaaaaccACAAGGGGGGTGGCATTCCAAACATaaggtgccaccacaaaaaatgCTCTGTACTTATACCTGCCTCACCTCGGAAGGCgggacacagagagcagggtttAAGAGATGGGCTGGACAGTATAGGAGATAGTCCcccaaaaaatatattttaacatgAATAAAACTTTGCCCTCAGTATGTAAATAAATTCTAACCACTTTATTGCACCTGTCCTTCAGGCAGGGTGACATGTATGGTCCTGTGTCCCTCCCACCAATGTCCTTACAATAAtcctgtgtctggcccaaggtagAGCTTCATGGCCGAGCAGAAATCTGAATCAGTCTCCCAAGTTCTAGTTCCCCACTGTAATCACTACAACAAGCTGGCTCTTCAGACTAGAGCTGGAAAATCTTGGCACAAATGAAGTGTTTTTT includes:
- the NDUFB6 gene encoding NADH dehydrogenase [ubiquinone] 1 beta subcomplex subunit 6; amino-acid sequence: MSPGSELERGPPRAVLGYNPDEKLRLQQLRELRRRWLKDQELSPREPLLPPRKPGLVEGFWERFLQPGGLWRKQVFKTYRAGTFVVFRLLIPFWISHYYVKYHLMPRPNGIVDVKPRIYPGDIILETNAVVPPLEIPCRRH